A region of Burkholderiales bacterium JOSHI_001 DNA encodes the following proteins:
- a CDS encoding NifQ (PFAM: NifQ~manually curated), whose protein sequence is MNTPVMDRADEVIDLVALLLAHADPRAGTPQEIEATAERVAVACLGDQHLWQDMHFESRAGLSALMAHWFPALVAKNQHDMKWKKFLYKQLCEREEIFICKSPSCTVCTDYANCFGPET, encoded by the coding sequence GTGAACACCCCCGTCATGGACCGGGCCGACGAGGTCATCGACCTCGTGGCCCTGTTGCTGGCCCATGCCGACCCGCGCGCGGGCACGCCGCAGGAGATTGAGGCCACCGCCGAACGCGTGGCCGTGGCCTGCCTGGGCGACCAGCACCTGTGGCAGGACATGCACTTCGAATCGCGCGCGGGCTTGAGCGCGCTGATGGCGCACTGGTTCCCCGCCCTGGTGGCCAAGAACCAGCACGACATGAAATGGAAGAAGTTCCTCTACAAGCAGCTGTGCGAGCGCGAGGAGATCTTCATCTGCAAGTCCCCCAGCTGCACCGTCTGCACCGACTACGCGAACTGCTTCGGCCCTGAAACCTGA
- a CDS encoding ferredoxin III, nif-specific (PFAM: 4Fe-4S binding domain~TIGRFAM: ferredoxin III, nif-specific) produces MSDFSITMPSGATWTPTFVQDINEEKCIGCGRCFKVCPRGVLELVGLNDEGERIVVDLDGDEDEEYEKKVMTIAHQELCIGCTACAKICPKKCYTHAAAAA; encoded by the coding sequence ATGAGCGACTTCAGCATCACCATGCCCTCGGGTGCCACCTGGACGCCCACCTTCGTGCAGGACATCAACGAAGAAAAGTGCATCGGCTGCGGCCGCTGCTTCAAGGTGTGCCCGCGCGGCGTGCTGGAACTGGTGGGCCTGAACGACGAGGGCGAGCGCATCGTCGTGGACCTGGATGGCGACGAGGACGAGGAATACGAAAAGAAGGTTATGACGATCGCGCACCAGGAGCTGTGCATCGGCTGCACCGCCTGCGCGAAGATCTGCCCCAAGAAGTGCTACACGCACGCCGCGGCGGCCGCGTGA
- a CDS encoding uncharacterized conserved small protein containing a coiled-coil domain (PFAM: Protein of unknown function (DUF683)) — MADDAESLKAEIKKLNARATQAKMDLHDLSEELPTHWERIPEVAKVAHEAHAALVAARKKLSEVTS, encoded by the coding sequence ATGGCTGACGACGCTGAAAGCCTGAAGGCCGAGATCAAGAAGCTCAACGCCCGCGCCACGCAGGCCAAGATGGACCTGCACGACCTGAGTGAAGAGCTACCCACCCACTGGGAGCGCATCCCTGAAGTGGCCAAGGTGGCGCATGAGGCCCACGCCGCTTTGGTGGCCGCCCGCAAGAAACTCTCCGAGGTGACCTCATGA
- a CDS encoding putative nitrogen fixation protein (PFAM: Protein of unknown function, DUF269~TIGRFAM: probable nitrogen fixation protein), translating into MTEVIAEKPVPTDEELLKDPFVVELIKQIRAQDTHGTWEGKTDAKLLEPYILSAEQRRALPLMGDPDPDTLWRLDLYHNAVGLAIERATGCMVSPMTKMSHEGFGRTVLTTGRLIVVNRHLRDVHRFGFPSLAKLAEAGNKLVNEGIGMVEKYKEVATYG; encoded by the coding sequence ATGACCGAAGTCATCGCGGAGAAGCCGGTTCCCACCGACGAGGAACTGCTGAAGGACCCCTTCGTGGTGGAGCTGATCAAGCAGATCCGCGCGCAGGACACCCACGGCACCTGGGAGGGCAAGACCGACGCCAAGCTGCTGGAGCCCTACATCCTGTCGGCCGAGCAGCGCCGCGCCCTGCCCCTGATGGGCGACCCCGACCCCGACACCTTGTGGCGCCTGGACCTTTACCACAACGCCGTGGGCCTGGCCATCGAGCGCGCCACCGGCTGCATGGTCAGCCCCATGACCAAGATGAGCCACGAAGGCTTCGGCCGCACGGTGCTGACCACCGGCCGCCTGATCGTGGTGAACCGCCACCTGCGCGACGTGCACCGCTTCGGCTTCCCCAGCCTGGCCAAGCTGGCCGAGGCCGGCAACAAGCTGGTGAACGAAGGCATCGGCATGGTGGAGAAGTACAAAGAGGTGGCCACCTATGGCTGA
- a CDS encoding nitrogen fixation protein NifX (PFAM: Dinitrogenase iron-molybdenum cofactor~TIGRFAM: nitrogen fixation protein NifX), with amino-acid sequence MKVAFATQDQQRVDAHFGWAKHLAVYEVTPTGYSFVQDFEFGEDLAEDGNEDKLGPKLDAIRDCAIVYVAAIGGSAAARVVATKIHPVKVPQPEPILDILEKLQGVLKGTPPPWLRKALLKDQPRQPDFEDEEEVKS; translated from the coding sequence ATGAAAGTTGCCTTCGCCACCCAGGACCAGCAGCGCGTGGACGCGCACTTCGGCTGGGCCAAGCACCTGGCGGTGTACGAGGTCACGCCCACCGGCTACAGCTTCGTTCAAGACTTCGAATTCGGCGAAGACCTGGCCGAAGACGGCAACGAGGACAAGCTGGGGCCGAAGCTGGACGCCATCCGCGACTGCGCCATCGTCTACGTGGCGGCCATCGGCGGCAGCGCCGCGGCGCGCGTGGTGGCCACCAAGATCCACCCGGTGAAGGTGCCGCAGCCCGAGCCCATCCTGGACATCCTGGAAAAACTGCAAGGCGTGCTGAAGGGCACGCCACCGCCCTGGCTGCGCAAGGCCCTGCTGAAGGACCAGCCGCGCCAACCCGATTTCGAAGACGAAGAAGAGGTGAAGTCATGA
- a CDS encoding nitrogenase molybdenum-iron cofactor biosynthesis protein NifN (PFAM: Nitrogenase component 1 type Oxidoreductase~TIGRFAM: nitrogenase molybdenum-iron cofactor biosynthesis protein NifN), with product MALVSESKKACAVNPLKMSQPLGASFAFMGLQGCMPVMHGSQGCTSFGLVLLVRHFKEAIPLQTTAMNEATTIMGGFDNVEKAILNIRQRAKPAVIAICSTGLTETKGDDVEGYLKLVHQRHPEVADTALVYVSTPDYVGAFQDGWAAAVQGLVRQLALPDQASVAGRIAILPGAHLNPGDLEELRDIVESFGLEAVIAPDVSGSLDGHIPDDWLGTTLGGTPLDALRTLGSAEHCIAIGEQMRGAAEQLKAQCGVPYTLFDRLTGLSATDAFVMKLTQLSGQPVSAKLKRQRSQLVDAMLDGHFHFGHKKVAVGAEPDLLCAAAHFLTEMGAEVCVAVTTTKSPVLDKLPCSEVLIGDLEDFENLAQAADVDLLLTHSHGRQAAERLGKPLFRLGIPMFDRIGNAHTCHVGYRGSRNFVYAVGNQFIEQIPHHGPNDWPLPAAAVEAARPPALAYVSAQIGRVKPGATGTDTQLADASA from the coding sequence ATGGCCCTGGTTTCAGAAAGCAAGAAGGCTTGTGCGGTCAACCCGCTGAAGATGAGCCAGCCCCTGGGCGCCAGCTTCGCCTTCATGGGTTTGCAGGGCTGCATGCCGGTGATGCACGGCAGCCAGGGCTGCACCTCCTTCGGCCTGGTGCTGCTGGTGCGGCACTTCAAGGAAGCCATACCGCTGCAGACCACCGCCATGAACGAAGCCACCACCATCATGGGTGGCTTCGACAACGTGGAAAAGGCCATCCTGAACATCCGCCAGCGCGCCAAGCCGGCGGTGATTGCCATCTGCTCCACCGGCCTGACCGAAACCAAGGGCGACGACGTCGAGGGCTACCTGAAATTGGTGCACCAGCGCCACCCCGAAGTGGCCGACACCGCCCTGGTGTACGTCAGCACCCCCGACTACGTGGGCGCTTTCCAGGACGGCTGGGCCGCCGCGGTGCAGGGCCTGGTGCGCCAACTGGCGCTGCCCGACCAGGCCTCCGTGGCCGGCCGCATCGCCATCCTGCCCGGTGCGCACCTGAACCCCGGTGACCTGGAAGAACTGCGCGACATCGTCGAAAGCTTCGGCCTGGAAGCGGTGATCGCCCCCGACGTGTCCGGGTCGCTGGACGGCCACATCCCCGACGACTGGCTGGGCACCACGCTGGGCGGCACGCCGCTGGACGCGCTGCGCACGCTGGGCTCGGCCGAACACTGCATCGCCATCGGCGAACAGATGCGCGGCGCGGCCGAGCAGTTGAAAGCGCAGTGCGGCGTGCCCTACACCCTGTTCGACCGCCTCACCGGCCTGTCGGCCACCGATGCCTTCGTGATGAAGCTGACGCAACTGTCAGGACAGCCCGTGTCGGCCAAGCTGAAGCGCCAGCGCAGCCAGCTGGTGGACGCCATGCTGGACGGCCACTTCCACTTCGGCCACAAGAAGGTGGCCGTGGGTGCCGAGCCTGATCTGCTCTGCGCAGCGGCCCACTTCCTCACCGAGATGGGCGCCGAGGTGTGCGTGGCCGTCACCACCACCAAGAGCCCGGTGCTGGACAAGCTGCCCTGCAGCGAAGTGCTGATCGGCGACCTGGAAGACTTCGAGAACCTGGCCCAGGCCGCCGATGTGGACTTGCTGCTGACCCATTCGCACGGCCGCCAGGCGGCCGAGCGCCTGGGCAAGCCGCTGTTCCGCCTGGGCATCCCGATGTTCGACCGCATCGGCAACGCCCACACCTGCCACGTGGGCTACCGCGGCAGCCGTAATTTCGTCTACGCGGTGGGCAACCAGTTCATCGAACAGATCCCGCACCACGGGCCGAACGACTGGCCGCTGCCTGCCGCCGCTGTGGAAGCGGCGCGGCCGCCGGCCCTGGCCTATGTCAGCGCGCAGATCGGCCGCGTCAAGCCCGGTGCCACCGGCACCGACACCCAGCTGGCCGACGCCAGCGCCTGA
- a CDS encoding nitrogenase molybdenum-iron cofactor biosynthesis protein NifE (PFAM: Nitrogenase component 1 type Oxidoreductase~TIGRFAM: nitrogenase molybdenum-iron cofactor biosynthesis protein NifE) has product MSTSLKAKIADVFDEPGCDINQGKSEKERKKGCTKQLTPGAAAGGCAFDGAKIALQPIVDVAHLVHGPIACEGNSWDNRHSASSGSQIYRTGFTTDVGEMDVIYGGEKRLFKAVREIIEKQNPPAVFVYQTCVTALIGDDIEAVCKRATEKFGTPVIPVNAPGFAGPKNLGNKLGAEALLDYVVGTVEPEFTTPYDINIIGEYNLSGELWQVKPLLDALGVRVLSCISGDGRYKEVAAAHRAKANMMVCSKSMINIATKMQQRWGIPYFEGSFYGIGDMSTTLREIARLLVEAGADAELKDRTEALIELEEARAWERIRAYRERLAGKKVLLITGGVKSWSVVAALQEAGLEVVGTSVKKSTKEDKDKIKEIMGDDAHMIDDMTPRQMYAMLREAKADIMLSGGRSQFVALKARMPWMDINQERHHAFAGYEGMVTMVEEIDKALHNPMWAEVRKPAPWDVMDPLLVEQSSEQLAAEASV; this is encoded by the coding sequence ATGTCCACTTCGCTCAAAGCCAAGATCGCCGATGTCTTCGACGAACCCGGTTGCGACATCAACCAGGGCAAGAGCGAGAAGGAACGCAAGAAGGGTTGCACCAAGCAGCTGACCCCGGGCGCCGCGGCCGGCGGCTGCGCCTTCGATGGCGCCAAGATCGCGCTGCAGCCCATCGTGGACGTGGCGCACCTGGTGCACGGGCCCATCGCGTGTGAAGGCAACAGCTGGGACAACCGCCACAGCGCCAGCAGCGGCTCGCAGATCTACCGCACCGGCTTCACCACCGACGTGGGCGAGATGGACGTGATCTACGGCGGCGAGAAACGGCTGTTCAAGGCGGTGCGCGAGATCATCGAGAAGCAGAACCCGCCGGCGGTGTTCGTCTACCAGACCTGCGTCACGGCGCTGATTGGCGACGACATCGAAGCGGTGTGCAAGCGCGCCACCGAAAAGTTCGGCACGCCGGTGATTCCGGTGAACGCCCCCGGTTTTGCGGGCCCGAAGAACCTGGGCAACAAGCTGGGCGCAGAAGCCTTGTTGGACTACGTGGTGGGCACGGTGGAGCCGGAGTTCACCACGCCCTACGACATCAACATCATCGGCGAATACAACCTCAGCGGCGAACTCTGGCAGGTGAAGCCGCTGCTGGATGCGCTGGGCGTGCGGGTGCTGTCGTGCATTTCGGGCGACGGGCGCTACAAGGAAGTGGCCGCCGCGCACCGCGCCAAGGCGAACATGATGGTCTGCAGCAAGAGCATGATCAACATCGCCACCAAGATGCAGCAGCGCTGGGGCATCCCGTATTTCGAGGGCAGCTTCTACGGCATTGGCGACATGAGCACCACGCTGCGCGAGATTGCGCGGCTGCTGGTGGAAGCCGGGGCCGACGCTGAATTGAAGGACCGCACCGAAGCGCTGATCGAGTTGGAGGAAGCCCGCGCCTGGGAACGCATCCGCGCCTACCGCGAGCGTCTGGCGGGCAAGAAGGTGCTGCTGATCACCGGCGGCGTGAAAAGCTGGAGCGTGGTGGCGGCGCTGCAGGAAGCCGGGCTGGAGGTGGTGGGCACCTCGGTGAAGAAGAGCACCAAGGAAGACAAGGACAAGATCAAGGAGATCATGGGCGACGACGCGCACATGATCGACGACATGACCCCGCGCCAGATGTACGCCATGCTGCGCGAGGCCAAGGCCGACATCATGTTGAGTGGCGGCCGCAGCCAGTTCGTGGCGCTGAAGGCCCGCATGCCCTGGATGGACATCAACCAGGAACGCCACCACGCATTCGCCGGCTATGAGGGCATGGTGACCATGGTGGAAGAGATCGACAAGGCGCTGCACAACCCGATGTGGGCAGAGGTGAGAAAGCCTGCGCCTTGGGATGTGATGGATCCCTTGCTCGTGGAGCAGAGTTCCGAGCAGTTGGCGGCTGAGGCTTCGGTCTGA
- a CDS encoding hypothetical protein (PFAM: Tripartite tricarboxylate transporter family receptor), with translation MTSRFLSRRALLRAGAALPLLSTFSAPRAQSSRSLRILVGFPPGGGTDAIARILAEGLKDELGGATVVVENKPGAGGQLAAQALKAAAPDGNTLFISHDHTISILPQVVKTPGFDPAKDFVPVVGFASFVNAFAVSGGTPAKGFNDYLAWLRGQGGKGAVGVPAPASTPEFLVKLMGEKFKLDLVAAPYRGSAPMMADMLGNQIAAGVASIPDFIENHRAGKLRVVGVLGAQRQAVMPDVPTFNELGLPGFEDLPYYGLFAPAGTPRAAIDTLSAAVAKVIAKPAVHERLTQMGLAVGHMGPDALAQREHAYTTAWTRIIKATGFVPQ, from the coding sequence ATGACATCCCGCTTCCTTTCCCGCCGAGCGCTGCTGCGCGCCGGCGCCGCCCTGCCCCTGTTGTCCACCTTCAGCGCCCCACGCGCGCAATCCAGCCGCAGCCTGCGCATCCTGGTGGGCTTTCCGCCCGGCGGCGGCACCGACGCCATCGCCCGCATCCTGGCCGAGGGGCTGAAGGACGAGTTGGGCGGGGCCACGGTGGTCGTCGAGAACAAGCCCGGCGCCGGTGGCCAGCTGGCCGCCCAGGCGCTGAAGGCCGCCGCGCCCGACGGCAACACCCTGTTCATCAGCCACGACCACACCATCTCCATCCTGCCGCAGGTGGTAAAGACCCCCGGCTTCGACCCCGCCAAGGACTTCGTGCCGGTGGTGGGCTTCGCCAGCTTCGTCAACGCCTTCGCGGTTTCCGGCGGCACGCCGGCCAAGGGCTTCAACGACTACCTGGCTTGGCTGCGCGGCCAGGGTGGCAAGGGCGCGGTGGGCGTGCCGGCACCGGCTTCAACCCCTGAGTTCCTGGTGAAGCTGATGGGCGAGAAGTTCAAGCTGGACCTGGTGGCCGCGCCCTACCGTGGCAGTGCGCCGATGATGGCCGACATGCTGGGCAACCAGATCGCCGCCGGCGTGGCCAGCATCCCCGACTTCATCGAGAACCACCGCGCCGGCAAGCTGCGCGTGGTGGGCGTGCTGGGCGCCCAGCGCCAGGCGGTGATGCCCGATGTGCCCACCTTCAACGAACTGGGCCTGCCCGGCTTCGAGGACCTGCCCTACTACGGCCTGTTCGCGCCCGCCGGCACGCCGCGCGCAGCGATCGACACCCTGTCGGCTGCGGTGGCCAAGGTGATTGCCAAGCCCGCGGTGCACGAGCGCCTGACCCAGATGGGCCTGGCCGTGGGCCACATGGGCCCGGACGCGCTGGCCCAGCGCGAGCACGCCTACACGACGGCCTGGACGCGCATCATCAAGGCCACGGGCTTCGTGCCGCAGTAG
- a CDS encoding putative nucleoside-diphosphate sugar epimerase (PFAM: NmrA-like family), translating into MIVVTGATGQLGRLVIQSLIDRGVPATQIVAAVRSPAMAADLAALGVQVREADYNRPDTLALAFKGASKLLLISSSEIGQRLPQHQAVITAAREAKVALLAYTSVLHADRSALGLAAEHRATEDALRASGLTHVLLRNGWYTENYLASVPPALQHGVFLGAAGEGRIASATRADYAQAAAAVLTQATAATRTYELAGDTAYTLADLVAELNRQTGKATKYQNLPQAEFEAALKGAGLPEGLAALLADSDAAAAKGALFDDGRQLSALIGRPTTPLSFALKAALAAA; encoded by the coding sequence ATGATCGTCGTCACCGGCGCCACCGGCCAGCTGGGCCGCCTTGTCATTCAATCGCTGATCGATCGCGGTGTGCCCGCGACGCAGATCGTGGCCGCGGTGCGCAGCCCGGCCATGGCGGCCGACCTGGCCGCGCTGGGCGTGCAGGTCCGCGAGGCCGACTACAACCGGCCCGACACCCTGGCCTTGGCTTTCAAGGGCGCCAGCAAGCTGTTGCTGATCTCGTCCAGCGAGATCGGCCAGCGCCTGCCGCAGCACCAGGCGGTGATCACCGCCGCGCGCGAAGCCAAGGTGGCGCTGCTGGCCTACACCAGCGTGCTGCACGCCGACCGCTCGGCCCTGGGCCTGGCGGCCGAACACCGTGCCACCGAAGACGCCCTCCGCGCCTCGGGCCTGACGCATGTGCTGCTGCGCAACGGCTGGTACACCGAAAACTATCTGGCCAGCGTGCCGCCCGCCTTGCAGCACGGCGTGTTCCTGGGCGCGGCGGGTGAAGGCCGCATCGCGTCCGCCACCCGGGCCGACTACGCGCAGGCTGCCGCCGCGGTGCTGACCCAGGCCACGGCCGCAACACGCACGTACGAACTGGCTGGCGACACGGCCTACACCCTGGCCGACCTGGTGGCCGAGTTGAACCGCCAGACCGGCAAGGCGACGAAATACCAGAACCTGCCGCAGGCCGAGTTCGAAGCGGCCCTGAAGGGCGCCGGCCTGCCGGAGGGCCTGGCCGCGCTGCTCGCTGATTCCGACGCCGCAGCAGCGAAGGGCGCGCTGTTCGACGACGGCCGCCAGCTCAGCGCCTTGATCGGCCGGCCGACCACGCCGCTGTCCTTCGCGTTGAAGGCGGCGCTGGCCGCGGCTTGA
- a CDS encoding putative transcriptional regulator (PFAM: HxlR-like helix-turn-helix) — MTDDALLDREPLLRGNLMAAACPSREVLQHVTSRWGVLVLVALLGGGTQRFSELRRRIGGVSERMLAQTLQWLEADGFVQRTAHPVVPPHVDYQLTRLGREVAGHVRELADWIEGKMPAIQRERQRRLEAVAAPAAAKTRRARVAERA; from the coding sequence ATGACCGACGACGCCCTGCTGGACCGCGAACCCCTGCTGCGCGGCAACCTGATGGCCGCGGCCTGCCCTTCGCGTGAAGTGCTTCAGCACGTCACCAGCCGCTGGGGCGTGCTGGTGCTGGTGGCGCTGCTGGGCGGCGGCACCCAGCGCTTCAGCGAACTGCGCCGGCGCATCGGCGGTGTGAGCGAACGCATGCTGGCGCAAACCCTGCAATGGCTGGAAGCCGACGGCTTCGTGCAGCGCACCGCGCACCCGGTGGTGCCGCCGCATGTGGACTACCAGCTCACGCGCCTGGGTCGCGAAGTGGCCGGCCATGTGCGTGAACTGGCCGACTGGATCGAAGGCAAGATGCCCGCGATCCAGCGTGAACGCCAGCGGCGCTTGGAGGCGGTGGCCGCGCCCGCGGCAGCGAAGACGCGCAGAGCGCGCGTTGCAGAACGCGCCTGA